A genomic window from Phocoena sinus isolate mPhoSin1 chromosome 20, mPhoSin1.pri, whole genome shotgun sequence includes:
- the SLC16A5 gene encoding monocarboxylate transporter 6 isoform X1, with protein sequence MPQALECSEGCWAWMVLLASVVTQGLTLGFPTCIGIFFAELQREFQASNSETSWFPSILTAMLHAGGPLCSILVGRFGCRATVMLGGVLASLGMVAGSFCCTLGQLYLTAGFITGLGMCFSFQSSITVLGLYFTRWRVLANALASAGVSLGIMLWPLLSRRLLEDLGWRGSFLIFGGVLLHCCVCGAILRPVPARVTPETRDGLPPPSRRPARGCPAACGRAIQRHLAFDVLWHNVGYRVYTLGVAWMIMGFPLPHVFLVPYAIWHGVDEHRAALLISIIGFSNIFLRPMAGLVAGRRDFASHRKYLFSLAALLNGLTNLACAASADFRVLVAYCLVYSVSMSGIGALLFQVLMDIVPMDRFSSALGLFTILESISILISPPLAGLLLDTTSNFSYVFYMSSFFLISAALFMGGSFWALGKMERQGPQAEVQGAVTEAAPEQGLTTEDTDGPKKRLRVEIVYVTSV encoded by the exons ATGCCCCAGGCCCTGGAGTGTTCGGAGGGCTGCTGGGCCTGGATGGTGCTCCTGGCCTCTGTGGTGACCCAGGGCCTCACCCTGGGCTTCCCCACATGCATCGGCATCTTCTTTGCTGAACTGCAGCGTGAGTTCCAGGCCAGCAACAGCGAGACCTCCTGGTTCCCGTCCATCCTGACAGCCATGCTCCACGCAGGGG GACCCTTGTGCAGCATCCTGGTGGGACGCTTCGGCTGCAGAGCGACGGTGATGCTGGGCGGCGTGCTGGCCAGCCTGGGCATGGTGGCCGGGTCCTTCTGCTGCACCCTCGGCCAGCTCTACCTCACGGCAGGCTTCATCACAG GCCTGGGCATGTGCTTCAGCTTTCAGTCAAGCATCACTGTGCTGGGACTGTACTTCACCCGCTGGCGGGTGCTGGCCAACGCGCTGGCCTCGGCGGGCGTCTCCCTGGGCATCATGCTCTGGCCGCTGCTCTCCCGCCGTCTCCTGGAGGACCTGGGCTGGAGAGGCAGCTTCCTCATCTTCGGCGGGGTCCTCCTCCACTGCTGTGTCTGTGGGGCCATCCTGAGGCCCGTGCCTGCCCGTGTGACCCCCGAGACCAGAGATGGCCTCCCTCCACCTTCCAGGAGACCCGCACGAGGCTGCCCGGCAGCATGCGGTCGGGCCATCCAGCGCCACCTGGCCTTCGATGTCCTGTGGCACAACGTGGGCTACCGCGTGTACACCCTGGGAGTCGCCTGGATGATCATGGGTTTCCCGCTGCCCCACGTCTTCCTGGTGCCGTATGCCATTTGGCACGGGGTGGATGAACACAGGGCGGCCCTGCTCATCTCCATCATTGGCTTTAGCAACATCTTCCTGCGGCCCATGGCTGGGCTGGTGGCAGGCCGGCGGGACTTCGCCAGTCACCGCAAGTACCTGTTCAGCCTGGCGGCCCTGCTCAACGGGCTCACCAACCTGGCGTGCGCAGCGTCGGCCGACTTCCGGGTGCTGGTGGCCTACTGCCTGGTGTACAGCGTGTCCATGAGCGGCATTGGTGCTCTGCTTTTCCAGGTCCTCATGGACATTGTCCCCATGGACCGGTTCTCCAGCGCCCTGGGCCTCTTCACCATCCTGGAGAGCATCTCCATCCTCATCTCCCCGCCACTGGCTG GACTCCTCCTAGACACCACCAGCAACTTCAGCTATGTTTTCTACATGTCAAGTTTCTTCCTCATCTCAGCCGCCCTCTTCATGGGTGGCAGTTTCTGGGCCTTGGGGAAGATGGAGAGGCAGGGCCCGCAGGCTGAGGTGCAAGGAGCTGTCACAGAGGCTGCCCCAGAGCAGGGCCTCACTACGGAGGACACAGACGGTCCCAAGAAGCGGCTGCGCGTGGAGATCGTGTATGTGACCAGCGTCTGA
- the SLC16A5 gene encoding monocarboxylate transporter 6 isoform X2: MLHAGGPLCSILVGRFGCRATVMLGGVLASLGMVAGSFCCTLGQLYLTAGFITGLGMCFSFQSSITVLGLYFTRWRVLANALASAGVSLGIMLWPLLSRRLLEDLGWRGSFLIFGGVLLHCCVCGAILRPVPARVTPETRDGLPPPSRRPARGCPAACGRAIQRHLAFDVLWHNVGYRVYTLGVAWMIMGFPLPHVFLVPYAIWHGVDEHRAALLISIIGFSNIFLRPMAGLVAGRRDFASHRKYLFSLAALLNGLTNLACAASADFRVLVAYCLVYSVSMSGIGALLFQVLMDIVPMDRFSSALGLFTILESISILISPPLAGLLLDTTSNFSYVFYMSSFFLISAALFMGGSFWALGKMERQGPQAEVQGAVTEAAPEQGLTTEDTDGPKKRLRVEIVYVTSV; the protein is encoded by the exons ATGCTCCACGCAGGGG GACCCTTGTGCAGCATCCTGGTGGGACGCTTCGGCTGCAGAGCGACGGTGATGCTGGGCGGCGTGCTGGCCAGCCTGGGCATGGTGGCCGGGTCCTTCTGCTGCACCCTCGGCCAGCTCTACCTCACGGCAGGCTTCATCACAG GCCTGGGCATGTGCTTCAGCTTTCAGTCAAGCATCACTGTGCTGGGACTGTACTTCACCCGCTGGCGGGTGCTGGCCAACGCGCTGGCCTCGGCGGGCGTCTCCCTGGGCATCATGCTCTGGCCGCTGCTCTCCCGCCGTCTCCTGGAGGACCTGGGCTGGAGAGGCAGCTTCCTCATCTTCGGCGGGGTCCTCCTCCACTGCTGTGTCTGTGGGGCCATCCTGAGGCCCGTGCCTGCCCGTGTGACCCCCGAGACCAGAGATGGCCTCCCTCCACCTTCCAGGAGACCCGCACGAGGCTGCCCGGCAGCATGCGGTCGGGCCATCCAGCGCCACCTGGCCTTCGATGTCCTGTGGCACAACGTGGGCTACCGCGTGTACACCCTGGGAGTCGCCTGGATGATCATGGGTTTCCCGCTGCCCCACGTCTTCCTGGTGCCGTATGCCATTTGGCACGGGGTGGATGAACACAGGGCGGCCCTGCTCATCTCCATCATTGGCTTTAGCAACATCTTCCTGCGGCCCATGGCTGGGCTGGTGGCAGGCCGGCGGGACTTCGCCAGTCACCGCAAGTACCTGTTCAGCCTGGCGGCCCTGCTCAACGGGCTCACCAACCTGGCGTGCGCAGCGTCGGCCGACTTCCGGGTGCTGGTGGCCTACTGCCTGGTGTACAGCGTGTCCATGAGCGGCATTGGTGCTCTGCTTTTCCAGGTCCTCATGGACATTGTCCCCATGGACCGGTTCTCCAGCGCCCTGGGCCTCTTCACCATCCTGGAGAGCATCTCCATCCTCATCTCCCCGCCACTGGCTG GACTCCTCCTAGACACCACCAGCAACTTCAGCTATGTTTTCTACATGTCAAGTTTCTTCCTCATCTCAGCCGCCCTCTTCATGGGTGGCAGTTTCTGGGCCTTGGGGAAGATGGAGAGGCAGGGCCCGCAGGCTGAGGTGCAAGGAGCTGTCACAGAGGCTGCCCCAGAGCAGGGCCTCACTACGGAGGACACAGACGGTCCCAAGAAGCGGCTGCGCGTGGAGATCGTGTATGTGACCAGCGTCTGA